One window of the Anomaloglossus baeobatrachus isolate aAnoBae1 unplaced genomic scaffold, aAnoBae1.hap1 Scaffold_109, whole genome shotgun sequence genome contains the following:
- the LOC142260465 gene encoding uncharacterized protein LOC142260465 has translation MAAPGSVKIIDSGTLQVNCSDVSDDCIGSSDGNLLSSEFKTDDKSITHDIYEEHALVTDIPPVLLRKVLTSGLFKQVQNYDLSQICMQNKSYRRDGEHETAPTREKPFSCPECGKCFTQKILNQNLIEHQRIHTEEKPFSCSECGKCFIQKSNFVMHKKNHTGANPFLCLECGKCFTRKSSLVDHGKLHTGEKPFSCSECGKCFIQKSHLVRHQRYHTGEKPFSCSECGKCFSQKSAFVMHQRSHTGEKPFSCSECGKCFIQKSDLVVHQRSHTGEKLFSCSDCGKCFIRKSKLVQHQRCHTGEKPFSCSECGKCFNWKSELLVHQRCHTGEKPLSCSECGKCFNWKSKLVMHQRCHTGEKPFSCSECRKCFIRKSELVVHQKCHTGEKPFSCSECGKCFIQKSDLVVHQRCHTGEKPFSCSECGKCFIRKSKLVQHQRSHTGEKPFSCLECGKCFNFNSELVVHQRYHTGEKPFSCSECRKCFIRKSELVVHQRSHTGQKLFSCPECGKCFTRKSGLVHHQKNHTK, from the coding sequence cagatgactgtattgggagttcagatggaaatctattatcttcagaatttaaaacagatgataaaagtatcacacatgatatatatgaagagcatgctcttgtcacagatatacctccagtccttcttcGGAAAGTTTTAACATCtggtcttttcaaacaagtccaaaattacgATTTATCACAGATTTGtatgcaaaataaaagttacagaagggatggggAACATGAAACTGCTCCTACAAGGGAAaaaccattttcatgcccagaatgtggaaaatgttttactcagaagatACTCAATCAGAATCttattgagcatcaaagaattcacacagaggagaagccattttcatgttcagaatgtgggaaatgttttattcagaaatcaaattttgttatgcataaaaaaaatcacacaggggcgAACCCATTTTtatgcttggaatgtggtaaatgttttactaggaaatcaagtcttgttgaccatggaaaacttcacacaggggagaagccattttcatgttcagagtgtgggaaatgttttattcagaaatcacaccttgttaggcatcaaagatatcacacaggggagaagccattttcatgttcagaatgtgggaaatgttttagtcagaaatcagcctttgttatgcatcaaagatctcatacaggggagaagccattttcatgttcagaatgtgggaaatgttttattcagaaatcagatcttgttgtgcatcaaagatctcacacaggggagaagctgttttcatgttcagactgtgggaaatgttttattcggaaatcaaaacttgttcagcatcaaagatgtcacactggggagaagccattttcatgttcagagtgtgggaaatgttttaattggaaatcagaacttcttgtgcatcaaagatgtcacacaggggagaagccattgtcatgttcagagtgtgggaaatgttttaattggaaatcaaaacttgttatgcatcaaagatgtcacacaggggagaagccattttcatgttcagagtgtaggaaatgttttattcggaaatcagaacttgttgtgcatcaaaaatgtcacactggggagaagccattttcatgttcagaatgtggtaaatgttttattcagaaatcagatcttgttgtgcatcaaagatgtcacaccggggagaagccattttcatgttcagagtgtgggaaatgttttattcggaaatcaaaacttgttcagcatcaaagatctcacaccggggagaagccattttcatgtttagagtgtgggaaatgttttaattttaaTTCAGAACTTGTTGTCcatcaaagatatcacacaggggagaagccattttcatgttcagagtgtaggaaatgttttattcggaaatcagaacttgttgtgcatcaaagatctcacacagggcagaagctgttttcatgcccagaatgtggtaaatgttttactaggaaatcaggtcttgttcaccatcaaaaaaatcacacaaaataa